A DNA window from Trypanosoma brucei brucei TREU927 chromosome 10, whole genome shotgun sequence contains the following coding sequences:
- a CDS encoding protein kinase, putative (curated by M. Parsons, P. Ward, J. Mottram), with protein sequence MSSTDAMIGRVCRTFGEAFAKDEATAKEQKKKYWIKRVLGSGATGTVLCAKRTSDGETFAVKVVDLEGMNEGDKNRAQAEVHCLMNCDFFSILKCHEDFAKKDPQNEVNVLMIALVLDYANAGDLRQEIKSRAKASRTFREHEAGLLFIQVLLALHHVHSRHMIHRDIKSANILLCSNGLIKLGDFGFTKMYSATVSDDVGKTFCGTPYYVAPEIWRRKPYSKKADLFSLGVLLYELLTLRRPFDGESMRDVMNRTLSGQYDPLPPETSPEMAEIVSLLLSSDPKQRPCSGKLLDMPICKLFMSGLLEIVQTQPGFEGPLRDVIPSDIRNIKQLLRAEKRSIVNQMDESYSAAISTAVLEGATSCSGLGDVTLYEGIIKKQSSDMSWKRRYLCIRAELENGEDLSVGKLPKFKSLHLVLAISKDTLQRQCIATPFTDLEDVFPVPSKYTGSNAPNVFAVVFVGGSRLLFQARGTPERDAWMQKIQEVLGIGDAE encoded by the coding sequence ATGTCGTCAACGGATGCAATGATTGGGCGTGTGTGCCGCACCTTCGGTGAGGCTTTCGCAAAAGACGAAGCCACAGCGAAagagcagaagaagaaatatTGGATTAAACGGGTTCTGGGttcaggtgccaccggtaCGGTGTTGTGTGCCAAACGGACGTCCGATGGTGAAACGTTTGCAGTGAAGGTTGTGGACTTGGAAGGTATGAACGAAGGAGACAAAAACCGCGCACAGGCTGAGGTACACTGTTTGATGAACTGTGATTTCTTTTCAATCCTGAAGTGCCATGAGGACTTTGCGAAGAAAGATCCACAGAATGAGGTGAATGTGCTGATGATAGCACTGGTGCTCGACTACGCAAATGCTGGAGACCTCCGGCAGGAAATCAAAAGCCGTGCAAAAGCTTCACGCACGTTCCGTGAGCATGAGGCTGGGTTGTTGTTCATTCAGGTTCTCCTTGCACTTCATCATGTACACTCGCGGCATATGATCCATCGTGATATCAAGTCAGCGAACATCCTCCTGTGCAGCAACGGCCTAATAAAGCTTGGAGACTTTGGATTCACCAAAATGTATTCTGCGACAGTCTCTGATGATGTTGGAAAGACGTTCTGTGGTACGCCATATTACGTTGCACCGGAGATTTGGCGTCGGAAACCATACAGCAAGAAAGCCGACTTGTTCTCTCTTGGTGTCCTCTTATATGAACTGTTGACACTCAGGCGTCCTTTTGATGGGGAGAGTATGCGTGATGTGATGAATAGAACCCTGAGCGGACAGTACGATCCGTTACCACCTGAAACGAGTCCCGAGATGGCTGAaattgtttcccttttgttgagCAGTGATCCTAAGCAGCGACCTTGCAGTGGGAAGTTGTTGGATATGCCCATCTGCAAACTGTTTATGTCTGGTTTGCTTGAGATTGTGCAAACACAACCGGGCTTTGAAGGTCCACTACGTGACGTGATTCCTTCCGATATCCGTAACATTAAGCAACTACTACGAGCTGAGAAAAGAAGCATTGTAAATCAAATGGATGAATCGTACAGTGCCGCGATATCCACTGCGGTACTGGAGGGTGCAACTTCCTGCAGTGGCCTTGGTGACGTGACACTGTATGAGGGTataataaagaaacagaGTAGTGACATGTCATGGAAGCGACGATACCTGTGCATCCGTGCTGAGCTCGAGAATGGTGAGGACCTTAGTGTTGGGAAGCTTCCGAAGTTTAAGAGTCTTCACCTTGTGCTTGCCATTTCAAAAGACACTTTGCAACGGCAGTGTATTGCCACTCCATTCACGGACCTGGAGGATGTATTCCCGGTGCCGAGCAAGTATACCGGCTCCAACGCTCCTAACGTGTTCGCTGTTGTATTTGTCGGAGGTTCACGTCTTCTTTTTCAAGCCCGCGGCACTCCTGAGCGTGACGCATGGATGCAGAAAATACAGGAGGTTCTTGGCATTGGTGATGCTGAGTGA
- a CDS encoding protein kinase, putative (curated by M. Parsons, P. Ward, J. Mottram): MSSTDAMIGRVCRTFGEAFAKDEATAKEQKKKYWIKRVLGSGATGTVLCAKRTSDGETFAVKVVDLEGMNEGDKNRAQAEVHCLMNCDFFSILKCHEDFAKKDPQNEVNVLMIALVLDYANAGDLRQEIKSRAKTSRAFREHEAGLLFIQVLLALHHVHSRHMIHRDIKSANILLCSNGLIKLGDFGFTKMYSATVSDDVGKTFCGTPYYVAPEIWRRKPYSKKADLFSLGVLLYELLTLRRPFDGESMRDVMNRTLSGQYDPLPPETSPEMAEIVSLLLSSDPKQRPCSGKLLDMPICKLFMSGLLEIVQTQPAFEGPLRDVIPSDIRNIKQLLRADKRSVVKQMDESYSTAISTAVLEGATPCSGLGDVTLYEGIIKKQSSDMSWKRRYLCIRAELENGEDLSVGKLPKFKSLHLVLAISKDTLQRQCIATPFTDLEDVFPVPSKYTGSNAPNVFAVAFKAGRRLLFQARSPAKRDAWMQKIQEVLGL; this comes from the coding sequence ATGTCGTCAACGGATGCAATGATTGGGCGTGTGTGCCGCACCTTCGGTGAGGCTTTCGCAAAAGACGAAGCCACAGCGAAagagcagaagaagaaatatTGGATTAAACGGGTTCTGGGttcaggtgccaccggtaCGGTGTTGTGTGCCAAACGGACGTCCGATGGTGAAACGTTTGCAGTGAAGGTTGTGGACTTGGAAGGTATGAACGAAGGAGACAAAAACCGCGCACAGGCTGAGGTACACTGTTTGATGAACTGTGATTTCTTTTCAATCCTGAAGTGCCATGAGGACTTTGCAAAGAAAGATCCACAGAATGAGGTGAATGTGCTGATGATAGCACTGGTGCTCGACTACGCAAATGCTGGAGACCTCCGGCAGGAAATCAAAAGCCGTGCAAAAACATCACGCGCATTCCGTGAGCATGAGGCTGGGTTGTTGTTCATTCAGGTTCTCCTTGCACTTCATCATGTACACTCGCGGCATATGATCCATCGTGATATCAAGTCAGCGAACATCCTCCTGTGCAGCAACGGCCTAATAAAGCTTGGAGACTTTGGATTCACCAAAATGTATTCTGCGACAGTCTCTGATGATGTTGGAAAGACGTTCTGTGGTACGCCATATTACGTTGCACCGGAGATTTGGCGTCGGAAACCATACAGCAAGAAAGCCGACTTGTTCTCTCTTGGTGTCCTCTTATATGAACTGTTGACACTCAGGCGTCCTTTTGATGGGGAGAGTATGCGTGATGTGATGAATAGAACCCTGAGCGGACAGTACGATCCGTTACCACCTGAAACGAGTCCCGAGATGGCTGAaattgtttcccttttgttgagCAGTGATCCTAAGCAGCGACCTTGCAGTGGGAAGTTGTTGGATATGCCCATCTGCAAACTGTTTATGTCTGGTTTGCTTGAGATTGTGCAAACACAACCAGCATTTGAAGGTCCACTACGTGACGTGATTCCTTCCGATATCCGTAACATTAAGCAACTACTACGAGCTGACAAACGAAGTGTTGTTAAGCAGATGGATGAATCGTACAGTACCGCGATATCCACTGCGGTACTGGAGGGTGCAACTCCCTGCAGTGGCCTTGGTGACGTGACACTGTATGAGGGTataataaagaaacagaGTAGTGACATGTCATGGAAGCGACGATACCTGTGCATCCGTGCTGAGCTCGAGAATGGTGAGGACCTTAGTGTTGGGAAGCTTCCGAAGTTTAAGAGTCTTCACCTTGTGCTTGCCATTTCAAAAGACACTTTGCAACGGCAGTGTATTGCCACTCCATTCACGGACCTGGAGGATGTATTCCCGGTGCCGAGCAAGTATACCGGCTCCAACGCTCCTAACGTGTTCGCTGTTGCTTTCAAGGCAGGGAGGCGTCTTCTTTTTCAAGCCCGTAGCCCTGCTAAGCGTGATGCATGGATGCAGAAAATACAGGAGGTTCTTGGATTGTAA